Proteins encoded in a region of the Peromyscus leucopus breed LL Stock chromosome 15, UCI_PerLeu_2.1, whole genome shotgun sequence genome:
- the Slc45a3 gene encoding solute carrier family 45 member 3 gives MVQRLWASRLLRHRKAQLLLVNLLTFGLEVCLAAGITYVPPLLLEVGVEEKFMTMVLGIGPVLGLVSVPLLGSASDQWRGRYGRRRPFIWALSLGVLLSLFLIPRAGWLAGLLCPDTRPLELALLILGVGLLDFCGQVCFTPLEALLSDLFRDPDHCRQAFSVYAFMISLGGCLGYLLPAIDWDASALAPYLGTQEECLFGLLTLIFLACVAATLFVAEEAVLGPPEPAEGLSVPAVASRCCPCRLGLALRNLGALFPRLHQLCCRMPRTLRRLFVAELCSWMALMTFTLFYTDFVGEGLYQGIPRAEPGTEARRHYDEGIRMGSLGLFLQCAISLLFSLVMDRLVQRFGTRAVYLASVMAFPLAAGATCLSHSVVVVTASAALTGFTFSALQILPYTLASLYHREKQVFLPKYRGDAGGGSSEDSQTTSFLPGPKPGAPFPNGHVGPGSGSSSSLLVPPPALCAASACDVSMRVVVGEPPEAKVVTGRGICLDLAILDSAFLLSQVAPSLFMGSIVQLSRSVTAYMVSAAGLGLVAIYFATQVVFDKNDLAKYSV, from the exons ATGGTCCAGAGGCTGTGGGCCAGCCGTCTGCTGCGGCATCGGAAAGCCCAGCTCCTGCTGGTCAACCTGCTGACCTTTGGCCTGGAGGTGTGCCTGGCAGCCGGCATTACCTATGTGCCGCCCCTTCTGCTGGAAGTAGGGGTAGAGGAGAAGTTCATGACCATGGTGTTGG GCATTGGCCCAGTGCTGGGCCTGGTCTCTGTCCCACTCCTCGGCTCAGCCAGTGACCAGTGGCGTGGACGCTATGGCCGCCGGAGGCCCTTCATCTGGGCTCTGTCCCTGGGTGTCCTGCTAAGCCTCTTTCTCATCCCAAGGGCGGGCTGGCTGGCAGGGCTGCTGTGCCCAGACACCAGGCCCCTGGAGTTGGCCCTGCTGATCTTGGGAGTGGGGCTGCTGGACTTCTGCGGTCAGGTGTGCTTCACTCCCCTGGAGGCCTTACTCTCCGACCTCTTCCGGGACCCGGACCACTGCCGCCAAGCATTCTCGGTCTACGCCTTCATGATCAGCCTCGGGGGCTGCCTGGGCTACCTCTTACCTGCCATTGACTGGGACGCCAGCGCCCTGGCGCCCTACCTGGGCACTCAGGAAGAATGCCTCTTTGGCCTCCTCACCCTCATCTTTCTCGCCTGCGTGGCAGCCACTCTCTTCGTGGCCGAGGAGGCCGTCCTGGGCCCCCCTGAGCCAGCAGAAGGGCTCTCGGTCCCCGCCGTGGCTTCCCGCTGCTGCCCATGCCGGCTGGGCCTGGCTCTCCGGAATCTGGGCGCCCTGTTTCCCCGGCTACACCAGCTGTGCTGCCGCATGCCCCGCACCCTGCGCCGACTCTTTGTGGCCGAGCTGTGCAGCTGGATGGCGCTCATGACCTTCACGCTGTTCTACACAGACTTTGTGGGCGAGGGGCTGTACCAGGGCATACCAAGGGCTGAGCCAGGCACCGAGGCCCGGAGACACTATGATGAAG GCATTCGCATGGGCAGCCTGGGGCTCTTCCTGCAGTGTGCCATCTCCCTgctcttctccctggtcatggACAGGCTGGTGCAGCGGTTTGGCACACGGGCCGTCTATCTGGCTAGCGTGATGGCCTTCCCTCTGGCTGCTGGTGCCACATGCCTGTCGCACAGCGTGGTCGTGGTAACAGCTTCGGCTGCCCTCACCGGCTTCACCTTCTCGGCCTTGCAGATCCTGCCTTACACGCTGGCCTCCCTCTACCACCGTGAGAAACAG GTGTTCCTGCCCAAATACCGAGGGGACGCTGGAGGTGGTAGCAGTGAGGACAGCCAGACAACCAGCTTCCTGCCAGGCCCTAAGCCGGGAGCTCCCTTCCCCAATGGACATGTGGGCCctggcagcggcagcagcagcagcctcctgGTGCCCCCACCTGCACTCTGCGCGGCCTCTGCCTGCGACGTCTCCATGCGAGTGGTGGTGGGTGAGCCGCCCGAGGCCAAGGTTGTTACTGGGCGGGGCATCTGCCTGGACCTTGCCATCCTGGACAGCGCCTTCCTGCTGTCCCAGGTGGCTCCGTCCCTGTTCATGGGCTCCATTGTCCAGCTGAGCCGTTCGGTTACTGCCTACATGGTATCCGCGGCAGGCTTGGGTCTGGTCGCCATTTACTTTGCTACACAGGTAGTGTTTGACAAGAACGATTTGGCCAAATACTCTGTGTAG